One window of Watersipora subatra chromosome 3, tzWatSuba1.1, whole genome shotgun sequence genomic DNA carries:
- the LOC137392098 gene encoding uncharacterized protein → MEKSYIVKQQKRNDVIQILSAVIAISALVVSVYSQISYQLLKKDVDHLTSRLDHLEGNGIQVSRMSPNDMEHSIQKRSSEDEDVGDGLQNQLSSAGHFPYLRGPPGRDGRDGRDGRDARDCEVSDLTDLRGRVGKLVNQTKSVVARSSDGHADNEELLQEFNQTIAHGLLSLLQRNNRKLEEIEEQLQADEERSELSSNADIQPPSGGGSSYIRWGRKSCGNSSELLYTGLAAGQHYSNEGGSSVYTCLPTEPEYNSYLAGDTGNYIYGSEYQTGSNIFPSQMHDQNVPCSRCYLPSRSTTIMIPAKRTCPSSWNKEYEGYLMSGHPSHKRGYNYVCMDNEPEALTGSHANTDGALFYFVQGSCNQLRYCPPYIEGAELACVVCSK, encoded by the exons atggaaaaaagctACATAGTCAAGCAACAGAAGCGAAATGATGTCATCCAGATATTGAGTGCTGTTATAGCAATATCTGCTCTGGTTGTGTCTGTCTACTCTCAAATAAGTTACCAGTTGTTAAAGAAGGATGTTGATCATTTAACCAGTAGACTGGATCACCTAGAAGGAAATGGAATACAG GTCTCAAGGATGTCTCCAAACGATATGGAGCATAGTATACAGAAAAGATCATCAGAAGACGAAGATGTCGGTGATGGTTTGCAAAATCAATTATCATCAG CAGGGCATTTTCCATACCTAAGAGGACCTCCAGGAAGAGATGGGAGGGATGGTAGAGATGGTAGAGATGCTAGAGATTGTGAAGTTTCAGATCTGACTGACCTTAGAGGGAGGGTTGGAAAATTGGTAAACCAGACCAAGTCTGTTGTAGCACGATCATCTGACGGGCACGCTGATAATG AAGAACTCCTACAAGAGTTTAACCAAACTATTGCTCATGGATTGCTGAGTCTCCTCCAAAGAAACAACAGAAAGTTGGAAGAAATTGAAGAACAACTGCAAGCAGATGAGGAGAGGAGTGAACTCTCTTCGAATG CTGACATACAACCACCTTCTGGAGGAGGAAGTTCATACATCAGATGGGGCAGAAAATCATGTGGTAACTCCTCAGAGCTCCTCTACACAG GGCTAGCAGCGGGACAACACTATAGCAATGAAGGAGGCTCATCGGTCTATACATGTCTACCAACAGAGCCAGAGTATAACTCATATTTAGCTGGTGACACGGGTAATTACATATATGGATCAGAGTACCAGACCGGCTCCAATATATTTCCCAGTCAAATGCATGACCAGAATGTACCATGTTCCAGATGCTACCTCCCTAGCAGATCTACAACAATTATGATACCTGCTAAAAGGACTTGTCCATCATCTTGGAATAAG GAGTATGAAGGATATCTGATGTCTGGACACCCCAGTCACAAAAGAGGCTACAATTATGTCTGCATGGACAACGAACCAGAAGCCTTAACTGGATCACATGCTAACACCGATGGAGCGTTGTTCTATTTTGTTCAAGGAAGCTGCAACCAGCTTAGATATTGCCCACCTTACATAGAAGGAGCAGAACTAGCTTGTGTTGTTTGCTCTAAATAG